A stretch of the Sulfolobus acidocaldarius SUSAZ genome encodes the following:
- a CDS encoding DNA-directed RNA polymerase subunit L, whose amino-acid sequence MEIKVIKEEQNYLELQIDGEEHTLGNLLKGMLLKVPGVKFAAYSLPHPLITSITIKILTDGSISAREALIKAIELAENYSNLFIDEVKKI is encoded by the coding sequence GTGGAAATTAAAGTAATAAAAGAAGAACAAAATTATTTAGAATTACAAATAGACGGAGAGGAACATACATTAGGCAACTTACTTAAGGGAATGCTTTTGAAAGTGCCAGGAGTGAAATTTGCTGCCTATTCCTTGCCTCATCCACTTATAACTAGCATAACGATTAAGATCTTGACCGATGGAAGCATATCAGCAAGGGAGGCATTAATTAAAGCAATAGAGCTGGCTGAAAACTACTCAAATCTATTCATAGATGAAGTGAAAAAGATTTGA
- a CDS encoding RNA-binding protein (forms a homotrimeric complex that covers the face of the exosome RNA-processing complex; involved in substrate/cofactor recruitment and regulated processing), with protein MKNQGELLLPGEELSVIEEFTTGEGTYEFNGTVYSSVVGKAFYDMINRKVNSIGFKKPGILSLKKSKYVLGIVVGIKEDSAIINIQSLEDKSLVTTLSGYIHISQISSKYLNTISDAMRVGDIIRAKPINYIIPVPLTIKQRDLGVISAKCSICGSPLQRQDEEHLKCPDCGNIETRKLAFTVKKGGN; from the coding sequence TTGAAGAATCAAGGAGAATTGCTTTTGCCAGGAGAGGAATTGAGTGTAATTGAGGAATTCACAACAGGTGAGGGAACTTACGAATTTAATGGTACCGTTTACTCAAGCGTTGTAGGTAAAGCTTTCTATGATATGATAAACAGGAAAGTTAACTCCATTGGATTCAAGAAACCGGGTATTCTATCATTAAAGAAAAGTAAATATGTTCTTGGAATAGTGGTAGGAATTAAAGAGGATTCAGCTATAATTAACATTCAGAGTTTAGAGGATAAGTCATTAGTAACTACTCTAAGCGGTTACATACACATCTCACAAATATCAAGCAAGTATCTTAACACTATTTCAGATGCTATGAGAGTTGGTGATATCATAAGAGCTAAACCAATAAACTACATTATTCCAGTTCCTTTAACGATCAAACAGAGAGACTTAGGAGTGATCTCTGCTAAGTGCTCCATCTGTGGAAGTCCCTTACAAAGGCAAGACGAAGAACATTTAAAATGCCCAGACTGTGGAAATATTGAGACAAGAAAACTAGCATTTACGGTGAAGAAAGGTGGAAATTAA